The stretch of DNA GCTGTCGGGCGTCAGTTCGCCACCGCCGCGTATCACGTCCAGCGCGTCGTTCACCATGCGTTCGGCGGCCACCACGTCGGCCTCTTCTCCCGTAATGGTGATGGTTTCGCCGCGTGCGATCAGGCGGGCGCGGGTCAATTCGCGCATACGGCGCAGGTTCACGTCCCCCGTGCCCAGCAGCGCAAATGCCTGACGCTGGTTGGTCAGTGTAATGGTGGCCGTTGCCGGATTGCTGGTGGCTGGCGTGGTTCCGTCCTGTGCGCCCGCAGTCTGGTTCTGAGCACTCGGTAGCTGAGCACCGGGTACCTGAGCATTGCTCGACTGTGTTTCAGGCGTCTGGTCGGGCATCTGGTCTTGCTTCTGGTCTGTCAAGAGATTGGCTCCAAGCACGCCGCACAGGCGCAGTCTCTCCCCGAGTTGGCCGGGTGAGAGGAGGGGGGTGGGTTCGTCATTCGGATGCCCCATTGTCGGACGGGAAAGCAGGCAGGTGCGTGTCCCGCCGCACATTCTGCGGTGTTTCTGGGCAGAGGGTCAGCGAATGCTGAAGGCCCGTCGTCTGCTGGGGGGATTAAAGGGATCAAGCATGGATTCAGAGTAGAAGACAGGCCGCGAGCTTGCCAGGCGCAATTGGCTTAGCGGCGGCATGCGCCGGCCTAGTTCTGAGCTGTCTGACCTTGTTGTCTGATCTTTCTGGGGCGCGGGCCGCGATACACTTGGCAGCGTGAGTTTTACTGGCGTCTATCCGGACGGGGCGCAGGCCGCACTCCGCGCCTTTTTATATGCAGACCCCGCCGCGCATTCCCTGTCTCCGGCCATGCACCGCGCCGCCTTTGCCTGGGCTGGGTTGGCGGGCGAGTATAGGGCCGTGCGCGTCCCCCCCGCCGATCTGGGCGCGGCCATTGCCGAACTGAGGCAACCCGGCATCTTAGGGGCCAATCTGAGCTTGCCCCACAAGGAAGCTACCCTGCCGTTTCTGGACAAGCTGACTCCAGCGGCGCGGGCTATCGGTGCAGTCAATACCATTATTCAGCAAGAGGGCAAGCTGCTGGGGGACAACACCGACGCGCCGGGACTGCTGGCGGCTCTGGCTGATGCTGGCGTATCCAAAGACGGCGCGGCGGTGGTGTTAGGTGCAGGCGGCGCGGCGCGGGCGGCGGTGTGGGCGCTGCGCTCTCAGCTGGGTTCTCAGATCCGTCAAGTGTTCGTGATCAACCGGACCCGTGCCAAAGCCGCACGCCTCACCGCCGATCTGGGCGGCCTGGCTGCCGATCTGAACGAGGTTCAGTGGGCCGGAGTCGGGTTGCTCGTGAACGCTTCCAGTGCTGGGTTAAGTGCCCCCGACGAATCCCCGCTGCCAGATTTCGATTTTTCCCCGTTGCCTCTGTCGGCCCTGATCTACGACATGGTGTATAAGCCTGCCGAAACGCGCCTGATGCGGGAGGCCCGTGCCGCTGGACTGCGGGCCGAAAACGGGCTGGGAATGCTGGCCCACCAAGCACGGTTGGCGTTCTTGGCGTGGACTGGGGTAGATGTTCCGGTGCGGGTGTTTTTGGATGCCCTGCACGCGGCCCAGCTGCCCATTCAGGCACCCAGCCAAGAGGCCGAGCATGTCTGACCGCCCCGCACCCCTGTCGGTCAAAGACACGCCCATAGAGCAGCCGGATCAGAGTCTGTTGGCCCGCACTTCCCGCATGATTCCGTTGGCGGTGCTGCTGCTGGTACTGCTGCTGACAGTGGCAACGGCGGCCACCATTGCCCGCTTTGTGCGTGACCAGCAGCAAGCCCGCTTTGAGCGCGAGGCGACGGCCCACACGTTTGCCCTGAAGAACCGGATCGGCGATTACGAGAACCTGCTGCGGGCGACCCGCGCCTACTGGATGAGCAATCAGGACATGGTTCTGCCGTCTGTGTTTGATGATTTCGTCAGCCGGCTTGATCTGACGCGGCGCTATCCGGGCGTCACCGCCGTTGGTTTTGCCGCGTGGATACCCGCTGCCGATACTGCCGATGTGGAAGCGGGCATCCGGGCCGGGGCAGGCTCCGAATACCGCATCAACCCGCCGACATCCACTCAGGCCATGCGTGCGCCTGTTGTCACCCTTTCGCCCCTGAACAACGCTACTCAGGCCGCGTGGGGTTTTGACCTGTACAGCGATCCTGACCGGCGTGCCGCGCTGGATTTGGCCCGCCTGAACAACACGGTGCAGGCCACAGGCCGCGTGAATTTGCAGCGTACGCCGGGCGGCCCGCCCAATCTCGGATTCCTGCTCATTTTGCCTGTGTGGAACGGCATGCAGCCCACCGACGACGAGCAGGTTCAGGATGGCGGCGGCGGCACACGCACACTGGCGGGGTTTATTTATCTGGTGGCAAGCTCCGACGAGTTTTTGGCCCAACTGGACGAAGGCGGCATTCCCACCGGCCTCAGCATCAATACCAAATTGGCTGGGCAACGGCTGGAAGGACTTCCGCTGCCTGATACATTGTCATTCCGCTCCGATACAAAGCTGACCCTGGCGGGGCAACCCTGGACGCTCAATTACGGCGCGTCCACAGGATTTGGGCGGGATTTGGCAGCCAATTTGCCCCTACTGACGCTGTTGGCTGGCCTGTTGGTGGCCGGGCTGGCCTTCCGGCTGACCCATGTGCAGGTGCAGTCCCGCGAGAGTACCGAGCGAATCAATCGCCGCCTGACACTGGTGCAGGCCCGCCAGGCGCGTGACCGGGCCGAGTTCGAGGCGATTTTTCAGGCGATGCAGGACGCTGCTGCCTTTACCGACGACACCGGGCGCGTCAGGCTGGTCAACCGCGCCCTGACCGAGCAATTTGGTCTGGACAGCGCGGCTCTGATCGGAGAACCGCTGGCCCGCTTGCACGTAGACCGCCGTCTGGAGGGCCGTACCACCTTTCAGGCCATCACCACGCCCTATCAGCGGGCCGATGGCAGCGTGTTTTCGGGCGAGGCCCAGCGCAGCGAGGTGGTTGATGGGCGGGGCGAGCAGTTGGGTCTGCTGGAAGTGATCCGCGACGTGACCGACCGGGTGCAGGCCGAACGTGCGGTGCAGGCCGGAGAGCGGCGCTACCGGGGCGTGCTGGACGCTATTCCGCATATTTTGTGGGCCAGCAGTCCGGCAGGCAACGTGACCTACGTGAACGCGCAACACCACGAGCGCCTCAGCGAAGGCAGCGTGCGGGAAGCCGTGCTGCCTGCCGACCTGCTGACCTACGACAACATGTGGCACAGTGCCTACGAGATCAGTGACCGCGCCCAATCCGAAGTGCGGGTGCGGGTGGGCGAATCTTACCGCTGGTTCGTGGTGCGGGTGGCCCCGATTCTGGATGAACGGGGCAGCGTGGCCGAGTGGGTGGCGAGTGCCACCGATATTCATGACCGCCTGGAGGCCGAGCGACTGGCGCAGCGCAGCGAGGAACGCTACCGGGGCGTGCTGGAGGGTATGCCGCAGATCGTGTGGCTCACCGATCCGGCGGGCCTGCCTACCTATTTCAACCGACGCTGGGATGAATATGTGGGCGAAGAACGCGCCAACACGGGCCTGCTGAACCTGCTGCACCCCGATGACCGGGGCGAATACCAGCAGCGTTGGGCGGCGGCGGTGCAGGCTACCCGACCCTTTGAGGCCGAACACCGCCTGCTGGGGGCCGATGGCTGGTACCGAACCTTCGTGACCCGTGGCCTGCCTGTCCACGACGCGCAGGGCCAAGTCATCGAGTGGGTAGGCACCAGCACCGACGTAGACGACAGCGTGTACGCCGAAACGGCCTCGCGCCTGATTGCCGACGTGTCCGAGCAACTGAGCGCCCGCGCCGAAGACCCGCTGGCCGCCCGCGCCGGGCATTACCATGCTGCGCTGGAACTGCTGACCGGAAGGCTGGCCGAAAGTGCCGCCCTCTGGAGCGCCCCGCCCGAACTGGCCGTGTTGGCGGCGTCACGCACAGGTGTAGTGTGGCAGGCGGCCCATATGCAGGCCGCAGCAACGGCGGCGGTGCGGCGCGTGGCCGAACTGGAAGAACCGCTGATTATCCCGTCTCATCCGCTGCTGCACGCCGTAAACGCGACTGGCGCACTCCTGTTTCCGCTGATGGGCCGCGACGGAACCCTACGCGGCATACTGGCCCTGACCTACCGTCAAGCTCTGACTGACCGCGATCAGGAACTCGCGCAGGAACTCGCCAAACGCTTTGCCACCGCCCTCGACAATGACGCCCTGCGCGTGCGGGCCATCAGTGCCCAGCAGGATTTGCAAGCTCTGAACCAGTCGCTTGAGGAGCGGGTGCACAGGCGCACACTGGAACTGGAGGACGCCAACCGCGAACTCGAAGCCTTCAGTTACTCGGTCAGCCACGACCTGAGAACCCCGTTGCGGCACATCGTGGGCTTTGGCGATCTGCTGAAAAAGGACGCCGGAGAAGGGTTAGGGCCAAAAAGTCAGCGCTACCTGGCCGTGATGACCGACGCTGCCAACCGCATGAGCCACCTAATCGACGACCTGCTGGAGTTTTCACGGATGGGCCGCCAGGAACTGCGGAGCGGGCCAGTGCCGCTGGGGCCACTGCTGGACACCGTGTGGAATACGCTGGAACCAGACCGTCAGGGCCGCGAGATTGCCCTTTCCGTTGGCCCGCTGCCCACCGTACCCGGCGACGCCGCGCTGCTGACTCAGGTCTTCGTGAATTTGCTGTCCAATGCCATCAAGTACACGCGCCACCAACCCGACGCCCAGATTCGGGTCAGTGCCGAGTGGCCGTTGCCATCCGACTCCATGCCCACGCTCACGCAGCCGGGCCGGGTCAATCTGCAAAAGGCGGCCCAGAATCACGCCATCATTACGGTTCAGGACAACGGTGTGGGGTTTGATGGGCGGTACGCCGACAAGTTGTTCGGGGTCTTTCAGCGCCTTCACCGTGCCGAAGAATTTGAAGGCACGGGCATAGGCCTCGCCAACGTGCGCCGCGTGGTCATGCGTCACGGCGGCAGCGTGCAGGCACAGTCCGTGCCGGGGGAGGGGGCGACCTTCCAGGTCATCTTGCCCCTCCAATCGTCGCAGACCTGATTTACACCAAGCCTGATCTGCACCAAACCT from Deinococcus sp. QL22 encodes:
- a CDS encoding shikimate dehydrogenase, with translation MHRAAFAWAGLAGEYRAVRVPPADLGAAIAELRQPGILGANLSLPHKEATLPFLDKLTPAARAIGAVNTIIQQEGKLLGDNTDAPGLLAALADAGVSKDGAAVVLGAGGAARAAVWALRSQLGSQIRQVFVINRTRAKAARLTADLGGLAADLNEVQWAGVGLLVNASSAGLSAPDESPLPDFDFSPLPLSALIYDMVYKPAETRLMREARAAGLRAENGLGMLAHQARLAFLAWTGVDVPVRVFLDALHAAQLPIQAPSQEAEHV
- a CDS encoding PAS domain S-box protein codes for the protein MSDRPAPLSVKDTPIEQPDQSLLARTSRMIPLAVLLLVLLLTVATAATIARFVRDQQQARFEREATAHTFALKNRIGDYENLLRATRAYWMSNQDMVLPSVFDDFVSRLDLTRRYPGVTAVGFAAWIPAADTADVEAGIRAGAGSEYRINPPTSTQAMRAPVVTLSPLNNATQAAWGFDLYSDPDRRAALDLARLNNTVQATGRVNLQRTPGGPPNLGFLLILPVWNGMQPTDDEQVQDGGGGTRTLAGFIYLVASSDEFLAQLDEGGIPTGLSINTKLAGQRLEGLPLPDTLSFRSDTKLTLAGQPWTLNYGASTGFGRDLAANLPLLTLLAGLLVAGLAFRLTHVQVQSRESTERINRRLTLVQARQARDRAEFEAIFQAMQDAAAFTDDTGRVRLVNRALTEQFGLDSAALIGEPLARLHVDRRLEGRTTFQAITTPYQRADGSVFSGEAQRSEVVDGRGEQLGLLEVIRDVTDRVQAERAVQAGERRYRGVLDAIPHILWASSPAGNVTYVNAQHHERLSEGSVREAVLPADLLTYDNMWHSAYEISDRAQSEVRVRVGESYRWFVVRVAPILDERGSVAEWVASATDIHDRLEAERLAQRSEERYRGVLEGMPQIVWLTDPAGLPTYFNRRWDEYVGEERANTGLLNLLHPDDRGEYQQRWAAAVQATRPFEAEHRLLGADGWYRTFVTRGLPVHDAQGQVIEWVGTSTDVDDSVYAETASRLIADVSEQLSARAEDPLAARAGHYHAALELLTGRLAESAALWSAPPELAVLAASRTGVVWQAAHMQAAATAAVRRVAELEEPLIIPSHPLLHAVNATGALLFPLMGRDGTLRGILALTYRQALTDRDQELAQELAKRFATALDNDALRVRAISAQQDLQALNQSLEERVHRRTLELEDANRELEAFSYSVSHDLRTPLRHIVGFGDLLKKDAGEGLGPKSQRYLAVMTDAANRMSHLIDDLLEFSRMGRQELRSGPVPLGPLLDTVWNTLEPDRQGREIALSVGPLPTVPGDAALLTQVFVNLLSNAIKYTRHQPDAQIRVSAEWPLPSDSMPTLTQPGRVNLQKAAQNHAIITVQDNGVGFDGRYADKLFGVFQRLHRAEEFEGTGIGLANVRRVVMRHGGSVQAQSVPGEGATFQVILPLQSSQT